One Ferribacterium limneticum genomic window, AGGGCAACGTGATCGTCGTCGGCCGCGATTCGGCAACCGATTCGCTGTTCGATTCGACCATCGCCACCTTCGAGGACGATGCCGGTGCTTACGACCAGCGCGATGCGGGCGGCTTCATCAAGCTCAATGCGCTGCGCATGCGTATCGCCGCCAATCTGGCCGCCAAAAAAGCGGGCAAACCGGTGAAAAAAACGGCTGCCAAGAAGGTTGAGGCTGCAAAGCCGGCAGCGAAGGCCGCTGTCAAACCGGCTGCCAAGCCAGCCGCCAAGAAGGCTGTAGCGAAACCTGCAGCGAAGCCCGTGGTCAAGGCTGCTGCCAAGCCGCTGGTCAAACCGGTTGCAGCCAAGGCAGTGGTCGCCAAGGCCGTCAAAGCACCAGCCAAGGCAGCGGCCAAGAAGCCGGCTGCCAAGAAGAAGGGTTAATCGATGGAAGGCGGCACCGTATTCGGGCTGAACGAAGAACAGATCGCAGACTTCTTCTCGACCTGGGGCGTTGGCGCCTTCATCATCTTCATGTTGTTCATCATTGGCGAGATCGCCTGGAAGTCGAAGGCGGGCAAGACGGGTACTTTCGTGCTCTTCTTTGTGCTGGCTTTCGGCATGGTCGGCTTCATCGCCAAATCAGTCATTCAGAAAATCTGGGGTATGTAAATGTCGCAATACGACAACGTTTCCGTGGTCAAGAAGGCCAATGTTTATTTTGATGGCAAGTGCGTCAGCCACACCGTGGTACTGGCCGACGGCACGAAGAAGACGGTGGGCGTGATCCTGCCGTCCAGCCTGACCTTCAATACCGGCGCGCCGGAAATCATGGAAGGCGTCGGCGGTTCTTGCAGCGTCAAGCTCAAGGGTGAGAGCGAATGGAAGACTTATGGCGATGGCCAGTCTTTCAATGTGCCGGGCAATTCCAGCTTCGAAATTGAAGTGGCTGCCGGTGACGCTTACCACTACGTCTGCCATTTCGGGTAATCGCCATGCCGAGCTTTGACTTCACCTCCGAAGCGGACATGGTGGCGTTGAAGAACGCCATCGATGTCACCTCACGCCAGATCGACAATCGCTACGACTTCAAGGGCACTACCGCCAAGGTCGAGCTGAACGAGAAAGACAAGGTCATCACCCTGTGGGGCGATTCCGACTTTCAGCTTGACCAGATCAAGGACCTGCTTTTCCCGGCCATGGAAAAGAAGGAGAAGGAAAGCGTCAAGCGTCTTGATCACCAGAAGATCGTCAGTGTTTCCGGCAACAAGGTGAAGCAGGAAATGAAGATCAAGGACGGGATCGACA contains:
- a CDS encoding DUF2788 domain-containing protein, with the translated sequence MEGGTVFGLNEEQIADFFSTWGVGAFIIFMLFIIGEIAWKSKAGKTGTFVLFFVLAFGMVGFIAKSVIQKIWGM
- a CDS encoding YajQ family cyclic di-GMP-binding protein; the encoded protein is MPSFDFTSEADMVALKNAIDVTSRQIDNRYDFKGTTAKVELNEKDKVITLWGDSDFQLDQIKDLLFPAMEKKEKESVKRLDHQKIVSVSGNKVKQEMKIKDGIDSDLAKKIVKLVKDGKLKVQAAIQGETVRVTGAKRDDLQGCIALITKSITDFPIKYGNFRD
- the ppnP gene encoding pyrimidine/purine nucleoside phosphorylase; protein product: MSQYDNVSVVKKANVYFDGKCVSHTVVLADGTKKTVGVILPSSLTFNTGAPEIMEGVGGSCSVKLKGESEWKTYGDGQSFNVPGNSSFEIEVAAGDAYHYVCHFG